In one Vibrio sp. YMD68 genomic region, the following are encoded:
- the gcvP gene encoding aminomethyl-transferring glycine dehydrogenase → MTELTQSPLLADLGTQNEFVARHNGPNKADQQKMLEAINAASLDSLIDETVPSQIRIEKPMTLAAPKSETDMLVAMKAFANQNQVKRTFIGQGYYNTFTPNVILRNVLENPGWYTAYTPYQPEISQGRLESLLNFQQMVMDLTAMDIANASLLDEATAAGEAMTLCKRAGKSKSKVFFVADDVHPQTLEVVKTRAEYIGFDVLVGELESLPQHDVFGALLQYPSTTGQVRDLTDIIAAAQANKTLVTVVTDLLASTLLKPAGEMGADVVIGSSQRFGVPMGYGGPHAAFMATRDKHKRTMPGRIIGVSIDSHGNQALRMAMQTREQHIRREKATSNICTAQALLANMASFYAVYHGAEGLRTIARRTHHMTAILAAGLTKSGFELTHNSFFDTITLNTGDKTNELYAKAQAADINLRKLPSQIGISLDETTTTSDIAALFAIFNVNEDLNALSNDIAANEFAAIPENCRRESKFLTHPVFNTHHSETQMMRYLKQLENKDFSLTHGMIPLGSCTMKLNAVAEMIPVTWPEFGELHPFAPLEQAAGYTALAQDLKEKLCEITGYDDFSLQPNSGASGEYAGLIAIQRYHASRGEGHRNVCLIPTSAHGTNPATASMVSMKVVLVTCDDDGNIDMADLAAKIEKHHDNLSSIMITYPSTHGVYEEQVKEVCEMVHAAGGQVYLDGANMNAQVGLTSPGFIGSDVSHLNLHKTFCIPHGGGGPGMGPIGVKSHLAPFLPGHIENGSQGTDYAVSAADLGSASILPISWAYIAMMGEPGLTEATKVAILNANYVMEVLRPHYPVLYRGTNGRVAHECIIDIRPLKEETGISEEDIAKRLMDYGFHAPTMSFPVAGTLMIEPTESEDLEELDRFCEAMIAIRHEMTAVKEGAWPLDNNPLVNAPHTQVDLSSEDWDRPYSRELACFPSKATKQSKYWPTVNRVDNVHGDRNLICSCPSIESYQ, encoded by the coding sequence GGGCACTCAAAATGAATTCGTTGCACGCCACAACGGGCCTAATAAAGCAGATCAACAAAAGATGCTCGAAGCGATTAACGCTGCTAGCTTAGACTCTCTGATTGATGAAACAGTCCCGTCACAGATTCGCATTGAAAAGCCAATGACACTGGCTGCGCCAAAGAGTGAAACGGATATGCTGGTCGCGATGAAAGCGTTCGCCAACCAGAACCAAGTTAAGCGTACCTTTATCGGCCAAGGTTATTACAACACCTTCACCCCAAATGTCATTTTACGTAATGTTTTAGAAAATCCAGGTTGGTACACAGCGTACACACCTTATCAGCCTGAAATCTCTCAAGGTCGATTAGAGTCTCTACTGAATTTCCAACAAATGGTGATGGATTTGACGGCAATGGATATTGCCAACGCATCACTGCTTGATGAAGCTACCGCCGCTGGCGAAGCCATGACACTTTGTAAACGTGCAGGCAAAAGTAAAAGTAAAGTCTTTTTCGTCGCAGACGATGTACACCCTCAGACGCTAGAAGTGGTTAAAACTCGCGCAGAATACATCGGCTTCGATGTGTTGGTTGGTGAACTCGAATCTCTGCCTCAACATGACGTATTTGGTGCTTTACTTCAATACCCTAGCACCACAGGTCAAGTACGTGATCTAACGGATATTATTGCCGCCGCGCAAGCCAACAAAACATTGGTTACCGTTGTCACTGACCTACTCGCTTCCACCTTATTAAAACCTGCCGGTGAGATGGGCGCTGATGTGGTCATCGGTTCATCACAACGCTTCGGTGTTCCTATGGGTTATGGCGGCCCTCACGCGGCATTCATGGCAACGCGTGACAAGCACAAACGTACCATGCCGGGGCGTATCATTGGTGTCTCCATTGATTCACATGGCAATCAAGCACTGCGCATGGCAATGCAGACACGTGAGCAACACATCCGCCGCGAAAAAGCGACTTCCAACATCTGTACCGCTCAAGCTCTGCTGGCTAACATGGCTTCGTTCTATGCCGTGTACCATGGCGCAGAAGGCCTTCGCACGATTGCTCGTCGCACCCACCACATGACGGCTATTTTAGCAGCAGGCCTAACGAAATCGGGCTTTGAGCTTACTCACAACAGTTTCTTTGACACCATCACATTAAACACGGGTGATAAAACAAACGAGCTTTATGCAAAAGCTCAAGCAGCCGATATCAACTTGCGTAAACTTCCAAGCCAGATCGGCATCAGCCTAGATGAAACAACGACAACGAGTGATATAGCGGCACTGTTTGCCATCTTCAATGTCAATGAAGACCTGAATGCCCTATCCAATGACATCGCCGCCAATGAGTTTGCAGCCATTCCAGAAAACTGTCGTCGTGAATCAAAGTTCTTGACTCACCCTGTTTTCAACACGCATCACAGCGAAACGCAAATGATGCGCTATCTAAAACAGCTAGAGAACAAAGATTTCTCATTGACCCACGGTATGATCCCACTGGGAAGCTGTACCATGAAGCTCAATGCCGTAGCGGAAATGATTCCGGTGACTTGGCCAGAGTTTGGCGAGCTGCACCCATTTGCGCCATTAGAACAAGCGGCGGGTTACACGGCTTTAGCTCAAGATCTCAAAGAGAAACTGTGTGAAATCACCGGCTATGATGATTTTTCACTTCAACCTAACTCTGGTGCTTCTGGTGAATACGCAGGCTTGATCGCGATTCAACGCTACCATGCCAGCCGAGGTGAAGGCCACCGTAACGTGTGTCTAATTCCAACATCGGCTCACGGGACCAACCCTGCAACCGCTTCAATGGTTTCAATGAAAGTGGTTCTGGTTACCTGTGATGATGATGGCAACATCGACATGGCAGACTTAGCGGCTAAGATTGAGAAACACCACGATAACCTTTCAAGCATCATGATCACTTACCCTTCAACACACGGTGTTTACGAAGAGCAAGTAAAAGAAGTGTGTGAAATGGTTCACGCCGCAGGCGGACAAGTCTACCTAGATGGCGCAAACATGAATGCACAAGTTGGTTTAACCTCTCCTGGTTTCATTGGCTCTGATGTATCCCACCTGAACTTGCATAAAACATTCTGCATTCCACACGGTGGTGGTGGCCCAGGCATGGGACCAATCGGTGTTAAATCACACCTAGCACCTTTCCTTCCTGGTCACATTGAAAATGGCTCTCAAGGAACAGATTACGCGGTTTCTGCTGCTGATTTAGGCAGTGCATCGATTTTGCCTATTTCTTGGGCTTACATTGCAATGATGGGTGAACCAGGCCTAACCGAAGCCACCAAAGTTGCGATTCTGAACGCGAACTACGTGATGGAAGTGCTTCGTCCTCACTACCCTGTTCTTTACCGTGGTACCAATGGACGCGTCGCGCACGAATGTATTATTGATATTCGTCCGCTAAAAGAAGAAACCGGCATCAGTGAAGAAGATATCGCGAAACGCTTGATGGATTACGGCTTCCATGCCCCAACGATGTCATTCCCTGTAGCGGGCACATTGATGATAGAGCCAACTGAATCTGAAGATTTAGAAGAGCTTGATCGTTTCTGTGAAGCGATGATTGCGATTCGCCACGAAATGACCGCGGT